One Phaseolus vulgaris cultivar G19833 chromosome 4, P. vulgaris v2.0, whole genome shotgun sequence DNA window includes the following coding sequences:
- the LOC137836717 gene encoding protein RST1-like has protein sequence MAAELVGGALLSAFLQVAFDKLASPQFLDFFRGRKLDEKLLGNLNIMLHSINALADDAELKQFTDPHVKAWLFAVKEAVFDAEDFLGEIDYELTRCQVQAQYEPQTFTYKVRIVTSHIERCMEVLFTLLLAVQSSVSVVSGDVTSAEEWSEAVRFLGKAPESWLLDFLKVSHEEFVQSAGKSIQIQKKVCAKIKLVKTGSLSVTELGKMKSYILNSQSQGLWDILFEVVAAFNALKFGRNIMHVVPLFLCSSYTTLMYYSSNLRIDLRNM, from the exons ATGGCAGCAGAACTTGTTGGTGGTGCTCTTCTTTCGGCCTTTCTTCAGGTTGCATTCGACAAGCTCGCTTCTCCTCAATTTCTGGACTTCTTTCGTGGAAGAAAACTTGATGAGAAGCTCCTTGGCAATTTGAACATCATGCTGCACTCCATCAACGCTCTAGCTGATGATGCTGAACTAAAGCAGTTCACAGATCCACACGTCAAAGCATGGCTTTTTGCTGTCAAAGAGGCTGTCTTTGATGCAGAGGATTTCTTGGGTGAAATAGACTATGAACTCACCAGATGCCAAGTCCAAGCTCAATACGAACCTCAAACCTTTACTTACAAG GTACGAATTGTCACATCTCATATTGAGAGGTGCATGGAAGTTCTATTTACTTTATTGCTGGCAGTTCAATCTTCTGTAAGTGTAGTGTCAGGGGATGTTACTTCTGCAGAGGAATGGTCCGAGGCTGTTAGATTCTTAGGGAAGGCTCCAGAAAGTTGGCTATTGGATTTCTTGAAG GTTTCACATGAGGAGTTTGTTCAGAGTGCTGGAAAATCTATTCAAATCCAGAAAAAGGTTTGTGCTAAGATTAAGCTTGTGAAGACTGGTTCCCTTTCAGTGACTGAACTTGGAAAGATGAAATCCTACATTTTGAACTCCCAATCACAAG GACTCTGGGATATACTCTTTGAAGTTGTGGCAGCTTTCAATGCACTAAAATTCGGAAGAAACATAATGCATGTTGTACCtttatttttgtgttcttcTTACACAACCCTTATGTACTATAGTTCTAACCTTCGGATTGATCTTCGAAATATGTAA
- the LOC137836708 gene encoding putative disease resistance RPP13-like protein 1, producing MAAALVGGALLSAFLQVAFDRLASPQFLDFFRRRKLDEKLLANLNIMLHSINALADDAELKQLTDPHVKAWLLAVKEAVFDAEDLLGEIEHKLTRCKVEAQSQPQTCTYKVSNFFNSTFSSFNKKIESGMKEVLRRLEYLANQKDALGLKKGTYSDDNDRSGSRVSQKLPSSSLVVESVVYGRDADKDIIINWLTSEIDNPNQPSILSIVGMGGLGKTTLAQHVYSDPKIEDAKFDIKAWVCVSDHFQVLTVTRTILEAITNQKDDSVNLEMVHKKLKEKLSGKKFLLVLDDVWNERPAEWEAVGTPLSYGAPGSKILVTTRSEKVASSMRSEVHLLKQLGEGECWKVFENNALKDGDLELNDELMKVGRRIVEKCKGLPLALKTIGRLLSTKSSISDWKNILESNIWELPKEHSEIIPALFLSYHHLPSHLKRCFAYCALFPKDYEFVKEELILLWMAQNFLLSPQQIRHPEEVGEEYFNDLLSRCFFNQSSVVGHFVMHDLLNDLAKYVCADFCFRLKFDNEKCMPKTTRHFSFEFCDVKSFDGFESLTDAKRLRSFLPINSWRAKWHFKISIHNLFSEIKFIRMLSFRGCLDLREVPDSVGDLKHLQSLDLSSTEIQKLPDSICLLYKLLILKLSSCSMLEEFPSNLHKLTKLRCLEFEGTKVKKMPMHFGELKNLQVLDKFIVDRNSEVSSKQLGWLGGLNLHGRLSINDVQNIGNPLDALKANLKDKRLVKLKLDWKSNHIPDDPKKEKEVLQNLQPSNHLETLSIRNYNGTEFPSWEFDNLVVLNLKNFKYCLCLPPIGLLSSLKTLKIKGLDGIVSVGDEFYGSNSSFASLESLYFDNMKEWEEWECKTTSFPRLQRLSVGGCPKLKGTKVVVSDELRISGNSMDTSHTDGIFRLHFFPKLLSLQLIDCENLRRISQEYAHNQLMYLRIHDCPQLKSFLFPKPMQILFSSLTGLHITMCPEVELFPDGGLPLNIKTMSLSCLKLIASLRDNLDPNTSLQILFIERSEVECFPDEVLLPRSLTSLYIYNCRNLKKMHYKGLCHLSSLTLEDCPRLECLPAEGLPKSISSLRIWDCPLLKERCRNPDGEDWGKIAHIQKLDVR from the coding sequence ATGGCAGCAGCACTTGTTGGTGGTGCTCTTCTTTCCGCCTTTCTTCAGGTTGCATTCGACAGGCTCGCTTCTCCTCAATTTCTAGACTTCTTTCGTAGAAGAAAACTTGATGAGAAACTGCTCGCCAATTTGAACATCATGCTGCATTCCATAAATGCTCTCGCTGATGATGCTGAACTAAAGCAGCTCACAGATCCACACGTCAAAGCATGGCTTTTAGCCGTCAAAGAGGCTGTCTTTGATGCAGAGGATCTGTTGGGTGAAATAGAGCATAAGCTCACCAGATGCAAAGTCGAAGCTCAATCCCAACCTCAAACCTGTACTTACAAGGTATCAAATTTCTTCAACTCTACTTTCAGTTCATTTAACAAGAAAATTGAATCAGGGATGAAAGAAGTCCTGCGGAGACTAGAATATCTTGCAAACCAAAAGGATGCTCTTGGTTTGAAAAAGGGTACTTATTCTGATGATAATGATAGATCAGGCAGTAGAGTCTCACAGAAATTGCCATCATCTTCTTTGGTGGTTGAAAGTGTTGTTTACGGTAGAGATGCTGACAAAGATATAATCATTAATTGGCTCACATCTGAAATCGACAATCCTAACCAGCCATCAATACTTTCCATTGTGGGCATGGGTGGGTTGGGTAAGACCACACTCGCCCAGCATGTGTACAGTGACCCAAAGATCGAAGATGCAAAATTTGATATCAAAGCATGGGTCTGTGTTTCTGATCATTTTCAAGTTTTGACGGTGACAAGAACAATTCTAGAGGCAATCACAAATCAAAAAGATGATAGTGTTAACCTAGAAATGGTTCACAAAAAACTGAAAGAAAAATTGTCAGGAAAGAAATTTCTTCTTGTTTTGGATGATGTTTGGAACGAAAGACCAGCTGAATGGGAAGCTGTGGGAACTCCTCTTAGCTATGGGGCTCCAGGAAGTAAAATTCTTGTCACAACTCGCAGTGAGAAAGTTGCTTCTAGCATGAGGTCTGAAGTGCATCTTCTAAAGCAATTAGGAGAGGGTGAAtgctggaaagtttttgaaaataatgcatTAAAAGATGGTGATCTTGAATTGAATGATGAGTTAATGAAGGTTGGTAGAAGAATAGTTGAGAAGTGCAAGGGATTACCTCTAGCTCTGAAAACAATTGGACGTCTTTTGAGCACAAAGTCATCCATTTCAGATTGGAAGAACATATTGGAAAGTAACATATGGGAGCTACCAAAAGAACACAGTGAAATTATTCCTGCGTTATTTTTGAGCTATCACCATCTTCCTTCTCATCTTAAAAGGTGCTTTGCTTATTGTGCCTTATTCCCCAAAGATTATGAGTTTGTGAAGGAGGAGTTAATTTTGTTGTGGATGGCCCAAAATTTTCTACTGAGTCCACAACAGATTAGACATCCAGAAGAAGTTGGTGAAGAGTACTTCAATGATCTACTGTCAAGGTGTTTTTTTAACCAATCAAGCGTCGTAGGGCATTTCGTCATGCATGACCTTCTGAATGATTTGGCAAAATATGTATGTGCGGATTTCTGTTTCAGGTTGAAATTTGATAATGAAAAATGTATGCCGAAAACAACCcgtcatttttcatttgaattctGTGACGTCAAAAGTTTTGATGGTTTTGAGAGTTTAACTGATGCTAAAAGACTTCGTTCATTTCTTCCTATCAATTCTTGGAGAGCTAAATGGCATTTCAAGATTTCGatacataatttgttttccgAAATTAAGTTTATACGCATGTTATCTTTCCGTGGTTGTTTAGACCTTAGAGAGGTCCCAGATTCTGTAGGTGATCTTAAACATCTCCAATCGTTAGATCTTTCGTCTACAGAGATACAAAAGCTACCTGACTCGATATGTTTGCTCTATAAGTTACTAATACTGAAGTTGAGCTCTTGTTCAATGTTGGAGGAGTTTCCCTCAAATTTGCATAAGCTTACCAAATTGCGTTGCCTGGAATTTGAAGGTACAAAAGTGAAAAAGATGCCAATGCATTTTGGAGAATTGAAGAATCTTCAAGTATTGGATAAGTTTATCGTCGATAGAAATAGTGAGGTCAGTAGTAAACAACTGGGCTGGTTGGGAGGACTCAATCTTCATGGAAGGCTATCAATCAATGACGTGCAGAATATTGGGAATCCTTTGGATGCATTAAAAGCAAATTTGAAAGATAAACGCCTTGTGAAGCTAAAATTAGATTGGAAGTCGAACCACATCCCTGATGAtccaaagaaagaaaaggaagtaCTTCAGAATCTACAACCTTCCAATCACTTGGAGACTTTGTCAATCAGGAACTACAATGGTACAGAATTCCCAAGTTGGGAATTCGATAATCTGGTAGTCTTAAATTTGAAGAACTTTAAATACTGCCTATGTTTGCCTCCCATTGGACTTTTGTCATCACTGAAGACCCTTAAGATTAAAGGGTTAGATGGAATAGTGAGCGTTGGTGATGAATTTTATGGGAGTAACTCTTCGTTTGCATCCTTGGAGAGCTTATACTTCGACAATATGAAGGAATGGGAAGAATGGGAGTGTAAAACTACTTCTTTTCCACGTCTTCAAAGGCTTTCTGTGGGTGGATGTCCGAAACTGAAAGGTACGAAAGTAGTTGTTAGTGATGAGCTCAGAATTAGCGGAAACAGTATGGACACATCGCATACTGATGGCATCTTTCGACTACATTTCTTTCCAAAGCTCCTTTCTCTTCAACTGATAGACTGCGAAAACCTAAGAAGAATTTCACAGGAGTACGCTCATAATCAACTCATGTATCTACGTATTCATGATTGCCCTCAATTAAAATCATTCCTGTTTCCCAAACCCATGCAAATCCTGTTTTCGTCCCTTACCGGGCTGCATATAACTATGTGTCCAGAAGTTGAGTTGTTCCCAGATGGAGGTTTgccattaaatataaaaacaatgtCTCTTTCATGTTTAAAACTTATCGCCTCCTTGAGAGACAACTTGGATCCCAACACATCTCTTCAAATCTTGTTTATTGAACGGTCGGAGGTGGAGTGTTTTCCCGATGAAGTTTTGCTGCCACGCTCTCTCACCTCTCTATATATCTATAATTGCCGAAATCTTAAAAAGATGCACTACAAGGGTCTCTGCCACCTCTCCTCTCTCACACTTGAGGATTGTCCCAGGCTTGAATGCTTACCAGCGGAGGGTCTCCCCAAATCCATCTCTTCTCTTAGAATATGGGATTGTCCATTGCTGAAGGAGCGTTGTCGGAATCCAGATGGCGAAGACTGGGGAAAGATTGCTCACATCCAAAAACTGGATGTGCGAtga